In Deinococcus misasensis DSM 22328, one DNA window encodes the following:
- a CDS encoding glycoside hydrolase family 3 N-terminal domain-containing protein, with protein sequence MSKKTFLLTALMAGSLVACGQATTTPPNPNPETPTVFLNFESAVDVDAPDSAAQIRTFKEKGEDPLVITQETIKNAQNKDTKALKASFTLTGSWGGFDFKIADATGKKWSNTDWSSFKAVTFMFYGEGSGRTYRFDLLDNKGPNKDIDSAERFEFPFKDDTKGWKKVEVPFDKLVRRGWQPSGETPNDGVTLSEVWGFTFELSNGQPEAAPHTVYIDDISLVPGGTKPPVSVKISFGTPRVVVSEGETATVTVKLDKKPTSPVTVKYTTADKTAKAGSNYTAASGTLSFAAGEDTKTLTVKSTNNAVAEGNLTLKVTLSDPNGATLDNVKEAVLYLKDDEKFPYQDSSKTVDFRVNDLLSRMTLEEKIGQMTQAERGAVNSKKYDLADLSLGSLLSGGGSAPTTGNNPVDWANMVDDFQSYSLLSRLSIPMLYGVDGVHGHHNVYGTTIFPHNIGLGATRNPTLVKKIGEVTAKEIYATGIRWDFSPCLCVARDERWGRTYESFGEDPEIATMMTPIIDGYQGASLNNKNSVLATAKHYVGDGGTTYNNGKIDQGNTEVDEATLRKIHLAPFIEAIKHNVATIMPSYSSWNGTKMHTHKYLLTDVLKTELGFKGFLISDWAAIDQIPGDYNSDITNSINAGLDMIMVPDKYQTFYDGAIAEVKAGRIATSRIDDAVKRILTKKFEMGLFEKPFSDRSEIDQIGSDAHREVARQAVRESLVLLKNEQTLPLKKTGKLLVAGAHANDIGLQSGGWTITWQGGAGAITKGTTILDGIKKVAPTATVDYVKTPTAADATGKGYDSAIVVVGEQPYAEGAGDNGTLTLTASDQATIDNVCSNVKCVVVLVSGRPLIINNELAKANAFVAAWLPGSEGTGVADVLFGDFNFSGKLPVSWPKSVAQLPLNVGDATYDPLFAYGFGLKYPQ encoded by the coding sequence ATGTCTAAGAAAACGTTTTTACTGACGGCCCTGATGGCTGGATCTCTGGTGGCCTGTGGTCAAGCCACCACCACCCCACCCAACCCCAATCCCGAGACCCCAACCGTCTTTCTGAACTTTGAATCTGCTGTGGATGTGGACGCCCCGGACAGCGCTGCACAGATCCGCACTTTCAAAGAAAAAGGGGAAGACCCCCTGGTCATCACCCAAGAAACCATCAAGAACGCCCAGAACAAAGACACCAAAGCCCTGAAGGCCAGTTTCACCCTGACTGGAAGCTGGGGCGGGTTTGACTTCAAAATTGCAGATGCCACGGGCAAAAAGTGGAGCAACACCGACTGGAGCAGTTTCAAAGCCGTCACCTTCATGTTTTATGGAGAAGGCAGCGGAAGAACCTACCGTTTTGATTTGCTCGACAACAAAGGCCCCAACAAAGACATCGACAGTGCAGAGCGTTTCGAGTTCCCCTTCAAAGACGACACCAAAGGCTGGAAGAAAGTCGAGGTGCCTTTCGACAAACTGGTGCGCCGTGGATGGCAACCCTCTGGCGAAACCCCCAACGACGGGGTGACCCTCTCTGAAGTGTGGGGCTTCACTTTCGAACTCAGCAACGGACAGCCCGAGGCTGCCCCCCACACCGTTTACATCGACGACATTTCTCTGGTTCCTGGCGGCACCAAACCCCCTGTTTCCGTGAAGATCTCCTTTGGCACCCCCAGAGTGGTGGTCTCCGAAGGGGAAACCGCCACCGTCACGGTCAAACTCGACAAGAAACCCACCAGTCCTGTGACCGTGAAGTACACCACCGCAGACAAAACCGCCAAGGCAGGCAGCAACTACACGGCAGCCTCGGGGACCCTGAGTTTTGCTGCAGGAGAAGACACCAAAACCCTCACGGTCAAGAGCACCAACAACGCTGTGGCAGAGGGCAACCTGACCCTGAAAGTCACCCTCTCTGATCCCAATGGGGCCACCCTCGACAATGTCAAAGAGGCCGTGTTGTACCTCAAAGACGACGAGAAATTCCCCTATCAGGACAGCAGCAAAACTGTGGATTTCCGCGTGAACGACCTGCTCTCCAGAATGACCCTCGAAGAGAAAATCGGTCAGATGACCCAGGCTGAACGTGGTGCTGTGAACAGCAAGAAATACGATCTGGCCGACCTGTCCCTTGGGTCGCTCTTGAGCGGAGGTGGATCTGCACCCACCACAGGCAACAACCCTGTGGACTGGGCCAACATGGTGGATGACTTCCAGAGCTATTCCCTCTTAAGCCGCCTCTCCATTCCGATGCTTTACGGGGTGGATGGGGTGCACGGCCACCACAACGTGTACGGAACCACCATTTTCCCGCACAACATCGGTCTCGGGGCCACCCGCAATCCCACACTGGTCAAGAAAATCGGTGAGGTGACCGCCAAGGAAATCTACGCGACAGGCATCCGCTGGGATTTCTCTCCCTGTCTGTGTGTGGCTCGGGATGAGCGCTGGGGCCGCACCTACGAATCCTTTGGCGAAGATCCCGAGATTGCCACCATGATGACCCCCATCATCGACGGCTATCAGGGGGCCAGCCTGAACAACAAGAACAGCGTGCTGGCCACTGCCAAGCACTATGTGGGCGATGGTGGAACCACCTACAACAATGGCAAGATCGATCAGGGCAACACCGAAGTGGATGAAGCCACCCTGCGGAAAATCCACCTTGCACCGTTCATTGAGGCCATCAAGCACAATGTGGCGACCATCATGCCTTCCTACAGCAGTTGGAACGGCACCAAGATGCACACCCACAAGTACCTCCTGACAGACGTGCTGAAAACCGAACTGGGCTTCAAAGGTTTCCTGATTTCCGACTGGGCCGCCATTGACCAGATTCCCGGTGATTACAACTCTGACATCACCAACTCGATCAACGCGGGCCTCGACATGATCATGGTGCCTGACAAGTACCAGACCTTCTATGACGGTGCCATTGCCGAAGTCAAAGCAGGCCGCATTGCCACGAGCCGCATCGACGACGCTGTGAAACGCATCCTCACCAAAAAATTTGAGATGGGCCTCTTTGAAAAACCTTTCTCTGACCGCAGTGAAATCGACCAGATCGGCTCGGATGCCCACCGCGAAGTGGCCCGTCAAGCGGTGCGTGAATCTCTGGTCCTGCTGAAAAACGAGCAAACCCTGCCCCTCAAGAAAACCGGAAAACTGCTGGTGGCCGGAGCCCACGCCAACGACATCGGCCTCCAGAGCGGTGGCTGGACCATCACCTGGCAGGGGGGTGCAGGGGCCATCACCAAAGGCACCACCATTCTGGACGGCATCAAGAAAGTGGCTCCCACAGCAACCGTAGATTACGTGAAGACCCCCACGGCTGCAGATGCCACAGGCAAAGGTTACGACTCGGCCATTGTGGTGGTCGGTGAACAGCCTTATGCCGAAGGTGCAGGGGACAACGGCACCCTCACCCTGACGGCCAGCGATCAGGCCACCATCGACAACGTGTGCAGCAACGTCAAGTGCGTGGTGGTGCTGGTCTCGGGTCGCCCGCTCATCATCAACAACGAACTGGCCAAAGCCAATGCTTTTGTGGCTGCTTGGTTGCCCGGTTCAGAAGGCACAGGCGTGGCCGATGTGCTGTTCGGGGACTTCAACTTCTCTGGAAAACTGCCGGTCAGTTGGCCCAAGAGCGTGGCTCAACTGCCCCTCAACGTGGGAGATGCCACCTACGATCCCCTCTTCGCTTATGGATTTGGCCTGAAATACCCCCAATGA
- a CDS encoding alpha-amylase family glycosyl hydrolase: MNHYTPVWHNHTPAYLERSHTHLTLRLKTVLPAEKVDLQVLEHGEIMRKPTRKIAPLDGEGHWFEAQLPLEEGRLKYSFVVYTIEDRLEYTAARLGHTRRPFRDWFQYEFGHVAPKWAWKSVFYQIFPDRFRNGDPSNDVQTGEYQYEGRDVVQVDWSEPPSKDLDIHGHYGGDLQGIEQALPYLKNLGVNALWLTPIFESPSAHKYDTSDYLKIDPHFGGQEAFESLRDALHDNGMKLVLDGVFNHVGEHHHIFKKALQDETAPERSWFNFTPEQQPPYIAFYGVRSLPKINYSAAEPADYFWNAENSVVRHWLRQGIDGWRLDVASMIGNEGTDAGNVQHLRNLKKAARAENPQAYVFGERSWDGEWALDGLGEDGAMNYHGFKNPLMDWLSDQSLQGHPLQPDVTEMSELMWDAYHVLPASVALSQFNQLDSHDVMRAITRLEGNKQLLKAALLCLMAYPGVPCLYYGTEIGLDQPEKGTMPFNRKTMPWDEALWDHDLLAFVKKAIQVRKNALVLQEGDLRLLYTKEDVFAFTRSYTHKSGQQEMALFVLNKNREGKALGLPSGHWQNALTGETVSEKVEVPAESAVLLLA; this comes from the coding sequence ATGAACCATTACACTCCCGTCTGGCACAACCACACTCCGGCTTATCTGGAGCGTTCCCACACCCACCTGACCTTGCGCCTGAAAACCGTACTGCCTGCAGAGAAAGTCGATCTGCAGGTGCTGGAACATGGCGAAATCATGCGCAAACCGACCCGCAAAATTGCCCCTCTGGATGGAGAAGGCCACTGGTTTGAGGCGCAACTCCCCCTTGAGGAAGGCCGTCTGAAGTACAGCTTCGTGGTTTACACCATTGAGGACCGGCTGGAATACACGGCTGCACGCCTCGGGCACACGCGCAGGCCCTTTCGGGACTGGTTCCAGTATGAATTCGGGCATGTGGCCCCCAAATGGGCATGGAAGTCAGTGTTCTACCAGATTTTCCCGGACCGCTTCAGAAATGGAGACCCTTCCAATGACGTGCAGACCGGAGAATACCAGTACGAAGGCCGGGATGTGGTCCAAGTGGATTGGTCCGAGCCCCCTTCCAAGGACCTCGACATCCACGGGCATTATGGCGGAGACCTGCAAGGCATCGAGCAGGCACTGCCTTACCTGAAGAACCTTGGGGTGAACGCCCTCTGGTTGACCCCGATTTTTGAGAGCCCCTCTGCCCACAAGTACGACACCTCCGATTACCTGAAAATTGATCCCCATTTTGGAGGGCAAGAAGCCTTTGAATCCCTCAGAGACGCCCTGCACGACAACGGCATGAAGCTGGTGCTGGATGGGGTTTTCAACCATGTGGGTGAACACCACCACATCTTCAAAAAAGCCTTGCAGGACGAAACGGCTCCAGAGCGCAGCTGGTTCAATTTCACCCCGGAGCAGCAACCCCCCTACATCGCGTTTTATGGGGTGCGGTCCCTGCCCAAAATCAATTACAGTGCTGCAGAGCCCGCCGATTACTTCTGGAATGCGGAAAACTCAGTGGTGCGCCACTGGCTCAGGCAGGGCATTGATGGCTGGCGTCTGGATGTGGCCTCCATGATCGGCAATGAAGGCACCGATGCTGGAAACGTACAGCACCTCAGGAACCTCAAGAAAGCTGCCAGAGCCGAAAACCCTCAGGCTTACGTGTTCGGAGAGCGTTCCTGGGATGGGGAGTGGGCCCTGGACGGCCTCGGGGAAGATGGGGCCATGAACTACCACGGGTTCAAAAACCCCCTGATGGACTGGCTCAGTGACCAGTCTTTGCAAGGCCACCCCCTCCAGCCCGATGTCACTGAGATGTCCGAACTGATGTGGGATGCGTACCATGTGCTGCCTGCCAGTGTGGCCCTCAGCCAATTCAACCAGCTTGATTCGCACGATGTGATGCGGGCCATCACCCGTCTGGAAGGCAACAAGCAACTCCTGAAAGCCGCATTGCTGTGCCTGATGGCCTATCCCGGCGTTCCCTGTCTGTATTACGGCACGGAAATCGGTCTGGACCAGCCTGAAAAAGGCACCATGCCTTTCAACCGCAAAACCATGCCGTGGGATGAAGCCCTGTGGGACCATGACTTGCTGGCATTTGTGAAAAAGGCCATTCAGGTGCGCAAGAACGCTCTGGTGCTGCAAGAGGGAGATTTGCGCTTGCTGTACACCAAAGAAGATGTCTTTGCTTTCACCCGCAGCTACACCCACAAAAGCGGTCAGCAGGAAATGGCCCTGTTTGTGCTCAACAAGAACAGGGAAGGGAAAGCTCTGGGGTTGCCTTCGGGGCACTGGCAGAACGCTTTAACAGGAGAAACCGTTTCAGAGAAGGTGGAAGTGCCAGCAGAATCTGCAGTCTTGTTGCTGGCCTGA